Proteins encoded within one genomic window of Neoarius graeffei isolate fNeoGra1 chromosome 18, fNeoGra1.pri, whole genome shotgun sequence:
- the cracdlb gene encoding mediator of DNA damage checkpoint protein 1: protein MELIPGEVSGNTEDVTGRKKSRFRFLKVRLFGRLKKKETEGRMKQSQSTGDVTAQEVGRGTDDSEDDSQYPEGPLSSRALSHDSIFLADQVQSSQPTRVLSQENVHSKIKALQLKLQQQNMRLAPPLLITGKRMEDSGATSEDDGLPCSPPEMSFQEVVTQRGASKCPEAKNHLSWLSLAGTGSEEEEQGGFSQPSSRPLSPVPQLSPAASPSPGVDFTNPTQYVSFLDNSAARHRMSVKPRNQRPSTKGKNKPNLYHPRSSSMNSLDQPLSEKDEAQQSVTSTQIVDHYSFTFEYSTQAEESVTLPSSEHLQDEPVTPLDNSTWSPLNSSSEATEPFQHEDRTSTISSVSCDEITALHASNHIRESLAKETSHDNQYTNKIDVNEEHQASNPLIHLSTSPVGIASDYNIIKERTGDSLAAGSIDQMESLKTTIDVDVSKPAETITRPHPVPAPRTKKPTLSNVNNGPPKVSSVKPTEAEKETVPSSDLAESSRQDDKQLRPSSFRFNIASAKYRSKTSDEKVTKHDEESSGYTQKGQSYNQNLVVQMEKVENTKSTEVCKNTPSVPDKRSSLQREVISQNVSKTGVGDNPEKSEGYSQNTEHLKSENAEESEDKRGLFGVKLRSTSLCLKYRSELPKSEAEMSLEGHQFLAVKEPVSSDVEAVSNDRKANALTNPAPPSLDSQQDPTLEKGSETDSRPELARRSLAREKTRVHQSFTKPPIQPAPPPNSTALTTPQSSSTQQLSKPSLQPKPSLPPTSKPQPVNQSSHQIPPKTAPREVERRSNQREEKGSVSQSTERDELMEFKGQPKPGVKSNIQTEPDEQLLSDRAQPTWMELAKRKSLAWSDKNLESVNF from the exons ATGGAGTTAATCCCCGGAGAAGTGAGTGGAAACACAGAAGATGTCACAG GGAGGAAGAAGTCAAGGTTCAGGTTCCTCAAAGTTCGTCTTTTTGGGCGTCTGAAGAAAAAGGAGACTGAAGGACGAATGAAGCAGAGCCAGTCTACTGGTGATGTTACTGCACAGGAGGTTGGCAGAGGCACGGATGACTCAGAGGATGATTCTCA ATATCCAGAGGGGCCATTAAGCTCCAGGGCATTGTCTCATGACAGCATCTTCTTGGCTGATCAGGTTCAGTCCTCACAGCCAACGCGGGTTCTCTCACAGGAGAATGTTCACAGCAAGATTAAAGCTCTGCAG TTGAAGCTACAGCAACAGAACATGCGCCTGGCTCCTCCATTGTTGATTACTGGAAAGCGAATGGAAGACTCTGGAGCAACTTCTGAGGATGATGGCTTACCTTGTAGTCCTCCTGAAATGTCCTTCCAAGAGGTAGTCACACAAAGAGGAGCTTCTAAG TGTCCTGAGGCTAAAAATCATCTCAGCTGGTTAAGTTTAGCAGGAACAGGCAGTGAAGAGGAAGAGCAG GGTGGTTTCTCACAACCTTCATCAAGACCCCTTTCTCCAGTCCCCCAACTATCGCCAGCGGCATCGCCATCTCCTGGTGTGGATTTCACAAACCCCACACAGTATGTTTCCTTCTTAGACAATTCAGCTGCTCGTCATCGCATGTCCGTCAAGCCCAGGAATCAAAGACCTAGCACCAAAGGAAAAAATAAACCC AATCTGTACCATCCCCGGTCCAGCAGCATGAACAGCCTGGATCAGCCACTTTCAGAGAAAGACGAGGCACAGCAAAGTGTCACATCTACACAGATCGTAGACCATTACTCCTTCACCTTTGAATATTCAACCCAAGCTGAGGAATCTGTAACACTTCCTTCCAGTGAACACTTACAGGATGAACCAGTGACACCGTTGGATAACAGCACATGGAGTCCATTAAACAGCAGTAGCGAAGCTACAGAGCCATTCCAACATGAGGACAGAACCAGCACCATTTCATCTGTTTCCTGTGATGAGATTACAGCCCTGCATGCCTCAAACCACATCAGAGAATCTCTGGCAAAAGAAACTTCACATGATAACCAATACACAAATAAAATCGATGTTAATGAAGAACATCAGGCCAGTAATCCTTTAATACATCTGTCCACTTCTCCAGTGGGCATAGCAAGTGATTATAACATTAtaaaagaaagaactggtgataGTTTGGCAGCAGGTAGCATAGATCAAATGGAGTCATTGAAAACCACCATAGATGTAGATGTTTCTAAACCAGCAGAAACCATCACTAGGCCCCATCCTGTTCCTGCACCACGTACAAAAAAGCCAACCTTATCAAATGTAAATAATGGCCCTCCTAaagtatcaagtgtgaaacctactgAAGCTGAAAAGGAGACCGTACCATCTTCAGACCTGGCTGAATCATCCAGACAAGATGATAAACAACTAAGACCCAGCTCATTTCGTTTTAACATTGCATCTGCGAAATATCGCTCCAAGACAAGTGATGAGAAAGTCACTAAACATGATGAAGAAAGCTCTGGTTACACACAGAAGGGCCAATCCTACAACCAGAACCTGGTAGTACAAATGGAAAAAGTGGAAAACACAAAATCCACTGAGGTTTGCAAAAATACTCCGTCAGTTCCAGATAAAAGAAGCAGTTTGCAGAGGGAAGTAATAAGCCAAAATGTCTCCAAGACTGGAGTAGGTGACAATCCTGAGAAGTCTGAAGGATACTCACAGAACACTGAACATCTAAAAAGTGAGAACGCTGAGGAATCCGAGGACAAACGAGGTCTTTTTGGGGTTAAGCTGCGAAGTACATCTCTGTGTCTAAAGTATCGATCTGAGTTACCCAAATCAGAGGCCGAAATGAGTCTGGAAGGCCATCAGTTTCTAGCAGTAAAGGAACCAGTTTCCAGTGACGTGGAAGCAGTCAGTAATGACAGAAAAGCAAATGCTCTAACAAATCCTGCCCCACCGAGCTTGGATTCACAACAAGATCCAACTTTAGAAAAAG GCAGTGAAACTGACAGCAGACCTGAACTAGCACGGAGGAGTCTTGCCCGAGAAAAGACTAGAGTCCACCAGTCCTTCACTAAACCACCTATTCAGCCAGCTCCACCACCAAATTCAACAGCTTTAACTACACCTCAATCCTCCTCCACTCAACAACTTTCAAAACCATCCCTACAGCCTAAACCATCCTTGCCACCCACCAGCAAACCCCAACCAGTCAACCAATCATCACATCAAATTCCACCCAAAACAGCTCCAAGGGAAGTGGAAAGACGGAGCAATCAGAGAGAGGAAAAGGGTTCTGTGAGCCAGTCAACAGAAAGAGATGAACTAATGGAGTTTAAG GGGCAACCAAAACCTGGAGTCAAAAGTAACATCCAAACAGAGCCTGATGAGCAGCTTCTATCAGACAGAGCTCAGCCGACTTGGATGGAACTTGCCAAGAGAAAATCTCTGGCCTGGAGCGACAAGAACTTAGAGTCTGTGAATTTTTAA